The Deinococcus reticulitermitis DNA segment AAGGTGCGACCTGGCCTGGAAGCGGCGGCCTCGGCACTGGCGCAGTCGCCGGGGGATCGGCGCTGGGCTTGGGCCTCGTAGGCTCGCTCTTTCGTACCGGCACAGGGGGCGGGGGGACAGCTGAGGTCGTCGGAGGCGGCCCGAAGGGAGCAGCGCTGCCGGACCAGACAGACGGTGCAGGCTGAACTGGCCCAGGTTCTGTGGCGTCCACCCTTTCTAACGCGCGCCGCAGAGCCGCGACGTTCTGCTCAGGGAGGGGCCACCCAGACCACAGCGCAGCCATCTCCGCCTCGAGTTGCTCCCTTCGCTCCTGAGCCTGCTTCCACTGGGTCCAGAGCGCCTGTGCCTTCGCGCGACTCTCCCAGAGGCGGTGCCACTCCTCCGGCTGTGCAGGGACGCCCAGGGTCAGCCGCAATGCGGACCAGGCCGTTTCCCAGCGCAGGGCGCGGCGGTCGTGGTCCTCCTGCTTCGCTCCCTTCCGCCTCCCTGGGTTGGGTTCACGCACCTTCTCCCACTCTGCGAGGGCTTTAATCAGGGCCGGAGGCACAGGCTGATTCACCAGGACGGCCAGGTGAGTGGCGTCGAGGCCTGGTCCCGCCCACTCTGTCAGCGCTTCCTGACACATGGCGGCCTGTCCCGCCGTGGCCGCGTGCTGCACCAGGAGGCGGCGTGCCGAATCCACGTGGTGGCGCTCCAGGACCGGGTGAAAGGACAGGGGGGCCGGCCGTGCTGCCTCGGCATCAGGCTGTGGGCGCGAGGTCGTCGGAGGTGGGGGTGCCGCCTCCGCTTTGCTGGCCTGCCTGACTTCCTCCTGTAGGGACAGCTGCTCTGCCTTGGCCTCCTGGGCTCGGCGCCGCTCTGCCCTGGCCTGCGCCGCTCTGGCCAGCTTGGCGCGGCGAAGCTCGTTGTGGGCGTGTTCCTCGGCAACGAGAGTGGTCAACCGCTGGTTCAGAATCTCAAGCAGGGCCGTTCGTCGCGCCCTTTCCCTGGCGCGCCGTGCAGCTTCCTGCCTACGAGCCTCTTGGGCCAGCAAGGCTTCCTCGAGCTGTGGCAATGCTTGGCGGAGAGCGTCGACTGCTCGCAGTTCGGGGGGCCACCCAGACCAGAGGCGTTCCAGCGACGAGGTTATTTCTTTCAAGCGCTTGCGGGCCTCGGCGTCCGCCTGCCACAGCTGCCGCACCTCCTCGCGCCGCGGCCAGACGGTTTCCCAGACGGGCCACTCCGGGACGTTGTGCAGACGCTGCGCGTTGGTCCAGGCCGCGGCGGCTTGGGCCTCAGCCTTGGACAGGCGGGCCCGGGCATCCCGCAACCAGCCATCCAGCTCTTGCTGCCTGGCCTCCAGCCCCTGACGACTGATGTCTGCCATATGCATCCGTCCGGCGAGACTGCGCTTTGCTTCTGCTAGCCAGGTGCCGAGTTCCGCTGGGGACGGTGCCGGTCTGAGGCCCAGGCTGGTGGCCCTCAAGCTGTAGGCCGTCAGTCCTTCCTCCTCCGCATGCCGGGTCTGATCTATGTCCCTCTGGAGCGCGGCCGACTGACCAGACAGAGCGCCCCACAAGCCGGCCAGACCGCGTCCCCGCTGCTCTCCTTGCCGCGCCAGCAACCGGGCGAGATGTCCCCTGATCGTCAGAATCTGGTCTGCCAGTGGGCGGAGGTGCTCCAGGGCCTGAATCCGGGCCTCCGCGCCGGCCTGCTCCCGCTGCTGCTCGGTGGTCAGAGCGTGCAGACGAGCGGCCAGCGTGTGCTGCTCGATCAGTCTGTCGGCAAGTTCGGGCCCCTGGTGACAGTTCAGGGCCTGTACCTCCTCACATGCGGCTATTCCTGCGGCCACCGCGGGAGGAAGCTCGGTGGCCAGCAAGGTCTCCAGTTGCATGCTGGTCAAGCTCGGTCCATCCCACTCTCGCAGCGCCTGGCGATGACGCGACAGCGCAGCGGAAGCCTCGGTGTGCCTGGCCAGCAGAGTGCGTCCCTCTTCGAGCTGCGCCAGGGTCATCGCCGGGACGACAGAGGCCCTGGGTTCCGGCGCCTCCATTGATGTCAGGGACCGGGCGACGCTCATAGGCCGCGTTCCTTCTGCCAGACAGGCCTCTGCATGGGCCGGACGCTGCTCTTATTCATGTCCCCTTTACCATGCCACGTCCCAGCGTCATCCAGTGACGCAGCTCTGCGGATGTCCGGGCTGGTTAACCTCGGACGCATACAAGACAAGACGCGTAAAAGCCCATTGTCTATCACGCGGCTCTGGCCCCAATTTGCATCAAAAGAAAAAACCCCAGCTGAGCCGAGGTCTGTGTTGGTGGGCGGTATAGGATTTGAACCTACGACCCTTCGCGTGTGAAGCGAATGCTCTACCACTGAGCTAACCGCCCGCTGTGCCGCTGAAGCTTGGTGGGCCCTGCCGGATTTGAACCGGCAACCAATCGGTTATGAGCCGACTGCTCTGACCGTTGAGCTAAGAGCCCTGTTCAGAATCAGCCCCGTTCAGGCGAGGGGAAGTGTAGCAATGGCCCACAGGCTTGTCAAACCGGCGCGCTCCCCCGCGTCCGCACTCCAGGGAAGCGGGCAGACGGAGGCGCAGTACAGTTGAGGCATGGATGTCCTCCACGTCGCTTCCGAGGTCTTTCCCTACTCGCGCTCTGGGGGCCTGGGCGACGTCCTGGGCGCGCTGCCGGCGGTGCTCGCGGCACAGGGGGTGCGCACGACTGTGCTCTCGCCGTGGTACGCGGGGCTCAGTGGGGAAGCGCGCGAGGTATGGAGCGGCGAGCTGCCGGGCGTCGGTCCGGCGCGCATCGGGGAGAGGGTGGAGGGCGGAGTGCGCTACCTGTTCCTGGGGCTGCCAGACTTTGACCGCCCTGGGCTCTACCATCCTGACGACGTGCAGCGCTTCTGCGCCTTCGGCCGCGCGGCCCTGCCGGCGCTGGAGCGGGTGGGGGCGCAGCCTGACGTGTTGCACGGCCATGATTGGCAAAGTGGCCTGATCGTGGCGCACGCGCACCTCGCAGGCCTGAAGACTGTCTTTTCCATCCACAATCTCCAGTACCAGGGCCGCTGGAACCTCGGTGAGGCCCGGAGCTGGACCGGGCTGCCCGACTGGGCCTTCGGTATCGAGGGCGTCGAGTTTTTCGGTGACGTGAACCTGATGAAGGCCGGGCTGGTCTTTGCCGATCAGGTGACCACGGTCAGCCCGACCTATGCCCGCGAGATCACGACCATGCAGTACGGCGAGGGGCTCGATGGGCTGCTCGTGCGCCTGACCCTCGAAGGCCGGCTGAGCGGTATCCTCAACGGCCTCGATCAGGAGCGCTGGGACCCGCGCACCGACCCTCACATCCCGACCTATGGGGACCTCGGCGGCAAGGCGGCGGCAACAGCGGCCCTGCGCGCCGAGTTCGGGCTGGGTGACGCGCCGATTCTCGGGACGGTGAGCCGCCTCGCCGATCAGAAGGGGATGGACCTCCTGATCGAGGCGCTGCCTGAACTCACCGAGCGGTGGAATATCGTCGTGCTCGGCGGCGGCGACCCGCTGCTGACCGCCGCGCTGACCGGGTGGGCGCAGCATCCGCGCGTGGCGTTCGCGCAGGGCATGAACGAGGCGCTCGCGCACCGGATCTACGCGGGCGCCGACGCTTTCGCGATGCCGAGCCGCTTCGAGCCGTGCGGCCTTTCGCAGATGATCGCGCTGCGCTACGGCACCCTGCCGGTCGTGCGCGAGACGGGCGGGCTGGTGGACACCGTGCCGCACGATATCGGCTTCCGCTTCGCAGAGGCCACGCCGGAGGCCCTCAGCGCGTGCTGTGCCCAGGCGCTCGTCACCTTCGAGGCGCCCGCAGCTTGGCGTGAGCGTGCCGAGCGCGGCATGGAACTCGACTTCTCGTGGGACGGCCCGGCGCGGCATTACATCGAGCTCTACGGTCGGTTGTAACCGTCCGGCTCAGGTCAGGAAACGCAGCAGCGCCGCGTTGAAAGCCTCGGGCTGATCGAGATTGGCCAGGTGCGCGGCGCCGTCCAGCACCACGAGTTCCCCGCGCCCGGCGTCGGCGATTTCCTGGGCCTCCTCGACGGTGGTGATGGTGTCCTCGCGTCCGACGATCACCAGCAGCGGGAGAGGCAGGTCACGCAGGGTGGTCCTCTGTTCCTCACGGGCCGCGAGCGCGTAGAGGGCGGCGGCGATGCCCTCGCGAGACGCCTCCTCCATCATGGGCAGGACCTTCCTGTAGGTGCTCTCGGAATGCTCCTCTCTGGCCGCTTGCAGGAGAAAGTCGCGCCCTTCTTCCAGAACCCGCGTCGCCTGAGCGCGCCGCTTCTCGGCCTGCTCGGGCGAGTCGGCACGCAGCGAGGTGTCGGCCAGCACGACGCGCCCGAAGCGCTCCGGCGCCTGGGCGAGCAGTTCGAGCGCCAGGTAGCCGCCCATGCTCAGGCCGACCAGACTCAGCGGCTCGTCGGGCAGCTGTTCAAGCAGGCCGCGCGCCGCCTCCGGCAGGCTTTCCACGGTGCCCTCGGTGCCCCCGAACCCCGGCAGATCCGGCGTGAGGACCCGCAGGCCCGCCGCTTCGAGCGCCTCTTTCTGGTCACGCCACATCGCCGACGAGAGGGGGTAAGCATGGATCAGGAGTGCCGTGCGCGGTTTGGAGGCGGTCATGCGGTCAGCCTAGCCGCCGCAGAAATCGCCGGTCTTCAGCCGACCTTGACTTCAGCTGTCTGGAGAAAGGAGCAGGACACTTTTGACTCGGGCGGCGCCGCTGAGCCCCTACACTGGGGCCAATGCCTGCGCGCTCCGTTTCCTTCTCCGTCGTCGCTGCCGACCCGGACACGCTTCTTCCCGCCTTCGCCGCCCTGTACGGCGTGCCTGAGGCCGACCTGAACTGGCTGACCGGCAGCCTGAGTGCCGCCTGGGCGGCGCTGAACGCCGAGGGTCAGGTGCTCGGCGCAGCCGGCGTGCGCCCGAGCCCCGCCCACGGTCACGAGTTGATGGGCGGAGCGCTGCGCGGTGAGCAAGAAGACGAGGTGGGCGCCGCCCTCGCCCAAACCGCGCGGGAGGCGGTGGGGCAGGTGTACGCCTTTGCCGACGGAGGCATGCTGAGCGCCGCCGCCCTGAGCGCCGCCGGCCTGCGCGAAGTCGCGGCCTATCGCCTGCTCGCCGGCCCCGTTCCGTCCCAGGCGGAGGTGGAGCCCCCCGACGGAGTACGCCTGCTGCCGCTCTCCAGTGTTCCGGACCTCGGCACGCGCCTCGCGGCCCTGGCGACCTACGAGGACCGCATCGGGCACCACCGCGTCACGGCGCAGGCAGCGGAGGACGGGGCTGGGGGCTACGACCCGGACCTCAGCCTGATCGCGCTCGCCGCCGGGGGCGAGGCCGTGGGGCTGTGCCGCGCCGCCCCGGAGGACGGTTACGTCCGTATCGACGCGCCGGGGGTCAGCCCTGACCTGCGCCCGGGCCGCCTGCGCCGCGCGCTGCTGCTCGGTGTCTGCCGCCTCGCTGCGGAGCGCGGCTTCGAGCACGTGAGCGTCGAGGGGTGGGGCGACACCCCCGACGAACTCGCTGCCGACCTCGCCCTCGGGCTGGAGGTGCAGATCGAGAATCCGATCTACGCTGCTCCCTGATCCAGACTCCGGTCCAGGGGCGCAGGGGCGCTCAGCCGCAGCGGAAAGGAATCGGGAGCGGGCCGCAGCAGCACACGCCCTGCACCCGCGCTCCAGACCAGCTGCCGAGCGCCAGCGGCGAGCCGCCCCGCAGAGCGGTGTGGGCGGCCCGGCAAGCCTGAAACCGCGCCGCCACCCTGGACCGTCCGGCCCAGAGCCCGTCTTCCCGAACGATCCGTGCGACCGCCGCCGAACAGCTTGCGCCCCCGTGAAGCGCGGCGTGGGCACAGCGAAATCCCTTATGGCGCGAGAGGCGGCGCTGATAGAGGCGGATGGCGCGCAGGGCCAGACCGTCGAGAAGAGGCATACAGCCAGAGTAGACCTGGGAACGGAGCGGCAGGCCCGACACCCGCCCCTCACACCCTTCATCCGGACAATTCTCATTCAGGGGGGTCCGGGTCAACCGGGACAGGCAAAATCCGGCCCGAAAAAACCCAGCCGCCGACGTCGGGGCTGGGTCCAGGGAGCGAAGCGAGATTACTGCGAGGTCGTGACCTTCGTCGCGTCGATGGCGTCGCCGTTGATTGCTCCCTCGACCGCGATGTTCGCACCGTTGCGATCGGCGCCGAAGAACTCGTCGGCGGTGGTGGCGATGCCAGCAAACTCGGTGCTCTCGGAGATGTTGACCGTGTAGTTCTTGTCGTTCTCGTTGAGCATGAAGGTGCGGCCCGTGCCGTCGAAATCCATCACGGTGCCTTCGAGGCCGTCGCCCGCCGCCATGTCGACTTCTTCGCTCAGATCGCCCTGGTCGTCGTTGGCGAGGGTGCTCTCGTCGGTGGTTTCCGTGGTCGTCTCGGTGGTCGTTTCCGTCGTGGTGGTTTCCACAGCACCGTTATCGGTGGAGGTGGTCGTCGTCGTGCTCTCGGTTTTCGGAGCGCAGGACATCAGCAGACCAGCGGTCAGCAGCAGCAGCAGGGTGCTCTTCATGTCGCTCATGATGAGAGCAGCGCCGGAGACCTGCGTGAGCCAGGAGGCAAAGACCCTTTATGCTCATGGCCCCCGAACGAAAGGGTTCTAGGCAACTCCCTCTGCTCCGGCGCTTCTGGTCTCTGGCGCTGGTCAATCGAAAGTCAACTCTCGCCCCTCGCGCCTGACCTGCACGGAGCCGCCGCCCTGCAAACGTCCGAAGAGGACGGCCTCGGCCAGGGGACGCCCGAGCTGGTGCTCGATCACGCGGGCGAGGGGACGGGCGCCCAGCAGGGGATCGTAGCCGAGTTCGGCGAGCAACTCGCGCGCCTCGCCAGAAACTTCGAGCTGCACGTTCCGTTCGGCGAGCTGCGCGGCGAGCCGACGAATGAACTTGTCCACGACGCTTCCCATCACCCCGCGCGAGAGCGGGCGGAAGTGAATCACCGCGTCGAGGCGGTTGCGAAATTCAGGAGAGAAGGTCCGCTTGACCGCCTCGGCTTCCTCCCCGCTGCGGCCCTCGCGCGAGAAGCCGAGCGCCGGGCGGCTCGCGTCGGCGGCGCCCGCGTTGGTGGTGAAGATCAGGATCAGCCCGCGCCCGTCCACCTTCTTGCCGGCGTGGTCGGTAAGGGTGCCGTGGTCCATGAGTTGCAAGAAGATGTTGTAGACGTCGGGGTGGGCCTTCTCGATCTCGTCCAGGAGCAGCACCGCGTGAGGGTTTTTGGCCACCGCGTCCGTAAGCAGCCCCCCCTGGTCGAAGCCCACGTAGCCGGGCGGCGCTCCGATCAAGCGGGCGACGGTATGCGCCTCCTGGTATTCCGACATGTCGAAGCGCGCGAGGTGGATGCCGAGCCGGTCTGCGAGCGCGCGGGCGAGTTCGGTCTTGCCCACCCCGGTCGGCCCGGCGAACAGGAACATGCCCTGCGGCTTCTGGGGATCGCGCAGCCCGGCGCGCGCGAGCTTGACCGCACCCGCCACGGCGTCTACCGCCGCGTCCTGACCGTACACCCGCCGCCGCAGGTCGTCCGCCAGCGTGGCGAGCGAGGTCACCTCCTCGGCCCTCACCGCCCCCACCGGCACGCGGGCCATGCGCGCCACCGTCGCCTCGATGTCAGGCACGCCCAGCACGCCCCCCCGTCCCGCCGAGGAGCGGGCCGCTCCCGCCTCGTCGAGCACGTCGATCGCCTTGTCGGGCAAGAAGCGGTCGCGCAGGTGCCGGACGCTCAGGCGCACGGCGGCTTCGAGCGCGTCTGGGGTGAAGCTCACCCCGTGGTGCTCGGCGTAACGCCCCTCCAAGCCGCGCAGGATCGCGAGGGCGTCTTCCTCGGACGGCTCGGGCACCTCCACCGTCTGGAAGCGCCGCCACAAGGCCCGGTCTTTTTCGAGGTGCCGCAGCTCGGCGGGGGTGGTCGCGCCCAGAACCCGCAGGCCGCCGCGCGCAAGGGCGGGTTTGAGCAGGTTGGCCGCGTCCACGCTGCCCCCCTCGGTGGCGCCGGCCCCGACGATGGTGTGGAGCTCGTCGATAAACAGCACCGCGTTTTGCCCCTCCAGCGCCGCGAGCACCGCCCCGAGTCGCTGCTCGAAGTCGCCCCGGTAACGCGTGCCGGCGAGCAGCGCCCCGAGGTTGAGGGCATAGACCGAGGCGCCCTTCAGGAAGCCCGGCGCCTGCCCGTCGACCACCCGCTGCGCGAGCCCTTCAGCGAGCGCCGTCTTGCCGACACCCGGCTCTCCCACGAGCACCGGGTTGTTCTTGGTGCGCCGGGCGAGGACGTGCACCATCCGTGTCAGCTCGGCTTCCCGGCCGATCACCGGATCGAACTCGCCGGCCCTCGCCTGCGCGGTGAGGTCGCTGGCGTAGGCCCCCAGCGGGTCGGCTTCGTCGGGGCCAGCTTCGGGTAGGGCGCCGCCGTCCGCGCCCGCCCCGCGCTTCTCCCGGCTGCGGCCCGCGACCCTGGCGGCTCCATGCGAGAGGTAACTCAACACGTCGAGCCGGGTCACGCCCTGCGCCTCGACGGCGGCGCGCGCGGGCGAGTCCTCTTCTTCGAGCAGCTCGGCGAGGACGCGGCCCCCATCCGCCTGCTCGTGGGCCTTACCGCTCGCGTGGAGTTGCAGCACCGCACCCTGCACCACCCGGTGCACCCCGAGGGTGAAGTCGGGCTCGGCGTCCTCGACGCCCTCAAACCCAGCGAGCGCGTCTTCGAGGGTGCCTTGCAGGCGCGGGATGTTCACGCCGACCGCGAGCAGCACCTCCTGCGCGTCGAGGTCGTCGAGCAGGGCAAGCAGCAGATGCTCCTGCGTCACGTACTCGTGGCCCGCCTCCCGCGCGAGGTCGACGGCCCGCTGCAAGGTGGCCTGCAGGCGTTCGGAGATCATGGGCGGTCTCCCATTCGGTGCTCCTTCATTCGTCGGCCTCCGGTTCGGCCACCGCGCGCAAGGGATAGCCTTCGCGCCGGGCGTGGGCGGTGACCTGCGCCACCTTGGTTTCGGCGATGTCACGGGTGTACAGCCCGGCGACGCCCTGGCCCTTGTGGTGCACGGCAAGCATGATCTGTTGCGCCTCCTGCTCAGGCTTGCGGAAGTAGCGCGCGAGCACGAACACCACGAAATCCATCGGTGTGTAGTCGTCGTTGAGCAGCAGCACCCGCCACATTCGCGGGCGCGCGGTGGCCGTGCGCTCCAGCGTCTGTGTTCCCGGAAGCTGCGTGCCGGGCGTCTGCTTTCTGGAAATCTGGCCCCCCGACTCTGGACCGTCCCTGCGCGTCATACCCGCCAGGATAGCGGCGCGGAGCGGCGGCGAAGGTGGCGGCCGAGAGGTTGCCGAGCGCCCGGGAGACAGACCCTCAGCTCCGCATGACCAGCAGAAACTTCAAGATCATGTCGGATGCGGTCGGGGCCCCTGCCTCGCGGCCTCAAGACCTCGCCACCCCACTGGCGTCACTCAAGGAACTGCCCGCCTTCCTGCCACACTTCCCCGTCGAGCGAGAGGCGCCCGCCGCCCGAGGCCGCGCGCAGGTCGGCGATCAGGTCCCAGTGCACGGCGCTGCGGTTGGTGCCGCCAGTTTCAGGGTAGCTGCGTCCGAGCGCGAGGTGCACGGTGCCGCCGATCTTCTCGTCGAAAAGGATGTTGCCGGTAGGCCGCTGAATACCGAAGTTGGTGCCGATGCCGATCTCTCCGAGAAAGCGGGCGCCGGGATCGGTAGCGAGGGCCGCACGCAGCACGCCCTCGCCCTCCTCGGCGCTCGCCTCCACGACCTCACCCGCGCGGAAGACGAGCCGGGCGCCGCGCACAAGCTGGCCCTGGTAGCTCGCGGGCACGGTGAAGGTCACGCTCCCCTCGGCGCTGTTCTCGACGGGTCCGGTAAACACTTCGCCGCTTGGCATATTGCGCTTGCCGTCCGAGTTGGCCCAGCGCCGGCCCCCAACCTTCAGGGTGAGGTCGGTGCCCGGCGCCTCGATGCGGATCACCTCAGCGCGGGTCAGGCGCTCGATCAGCCGGGCCTGCACCCCGCGCACCTCGCCCCAGGCGGCCACCGGGTCCGGCTGGTCGAGGAACATCGCCCGCATCACGAAGTCTCCGAACTCCGCCTCCGTCTGCCCGGCCTGCGCGGCAGCGTGCGGGGTCGGGTACAGCGTAAGGCTCCACTTCTTCCGTGCACGCAGCGCGGCAAGTTCGGCGCGCGCCGCAACCAGCCGGGCCCGCCGGGCCGCGTCCCCCGGGAGTTCGGGTTCGGGGGTCAGCACCCGCAGCGAGCCGTCCATGCCGGCCTGATCGGCAAGTTCGGCCGCCGGCAGCGTATCCAGCACCGCGTCCGAGGCGAGCGCCGCGAAGTCCTCGTCCTGACCGGGGTAGCTCAGGCGCACGGCGGGACGCGCCCCTACGCGCAGCAGCGCGCGGCTCACTGCCGCGATCAGGGGCGCCGCGCTCGTGCCGCCCGCAACGAGCAGGCGCTCGCCCGGTCCGGCGTCGAGGCAGTAGTGCGCGAGGAGGTCGGCGTGTTTGTCGGGGTCGTAGGTCAGGAGGGAGGAGGGCTCAGCCGTCTTAGAGATCATGCCCTAGAGGGTAGTGCGCGCGCCACACCCTAGAACACCACGTCGGGGCAGGGGCGGCGGACCCGCTATCCTGCGCCGGTATGACCGCCGCCGTCCCCGCCGAATCCACTGCGACACCAGACTCCCTCAACACGGCGGTCCTGACCATCTCCTGCCCGGACCGGCGCGGCATCGTGGCCGCCGTCTCGCAGTTTCTGCACAACCACGGCGCCAACATCATCCACAGTGACCAGCACTCGACCGACCCCTCGGGCGGCACGTTCTTCATGCGGATGGAATTCTATCTCGGCGGCCTCGACCTCGCGCGCGAGGCTTTCGAGCGGGCGTTTGCACAGGTCGTCGCCGGCCCCTTCGACATGGAATGGGGCCTGAGCTACGCCGCGCAGCCCAAGCGGATGGCGGTACTCGTGAGCCGCTACGACCACTGCTTCCTCGATCTGCTGTGGCGCAAGCGGCGCGGTGAACTCAATGTAGAGATTCCCCTGATCCTCTCCAATCACGAGGACCTGCGCCGCGACGCCGAGATGTTCGGGCTGCCTTTCCACGTCATTCCCGTCACCAGGGAGAACAAGGCCGAGGCCGAGGCCGAGCAGGTGCGGCTGCTGCACGAATCCGGCGCCGACTTCGCGGTGCTCGCGCGCTACATGCAGATTCTCTCGGGCGACTTCCTGAGCGGCTTCGGCCGGCCCGTCATCAACATCCACCACTCGTTTCTGCCCGCCTTCATTGGCGCCAACCCCTACCGCGCGGCCTTCAAGCGCGGCGTCAAGCTGATCGGCGCGACAAGCCATTACGTCACCGAAGATCTCGACGCCGGGCCGATCATCGCGCAGGACGTGGTGCCCGTCACCCACCGCGAGACCCCCGATACCCTGGTGCGCCTCGGGCGCGACGTGGAGCGCCAGGTGCTCGCCCGCGCGGTTAAGGCGCATGTGGAGGGCCGGGTGCTCGTGCACGGGAACAAGACCGTGGTGTTCTGAGTGCCAGGACAGCGCGCGCCGACGAGCTACGCGCGCGTCTGTCTCCCCTTCTCTTCACCCCTTCACCCTCCCGCTCGTCACTCCCTGGATGTAGTAACGCATCAGGAAGGCGAACAGCAGCACCAGCGGCACCGCCGCGAGCACGTACGACGCCATCAGCGCCCCGTAGTTCGGCGTCACTGCCGTGGCCGCCCCGCCTCCCTGAAAGGCCACCAGCGCGACGGGGAGGGTGCGGTGCCGCTCGTCCAGGACCAGCGAGGGCAG contains these protein-coding regions:
- a CDS encoding glycogen synthase; this encodes MDVLHVASEVFPYSRSGGLGDVLGALPAVLAAQGVRTTVLSPWYAGLSGEAREVWSGELPGVGPARIGERVEGGVRYLFLGLPDFDRPGLYHPDDVQRFCAFGRAALPALERVGAQPDVLHGHDWQSGLIVAHAHLAGLKTVFSIHNLQYQGRWNLGEARSWTGLPDWAFGIEGVEFFGDVNLMKAGLVFADQVTTVSPTYAREITTMQYGEGLDGLLVRLTLEGRLSGILNGLDQERWDPRTDPHIPTYGDLGGKAAATAALRAEFGLGDAPILGTVSRLADQKGMDLLIEALPELTERWNIVVLGGGDPLLTAALTGWAQHPRVAFAQGMNEALAHRIYAGADAFAMPSRFEPCGLSQMIALRYGTLPVVRETGGLVDTVPHDIGFRFAEATPEALSACCAQALVTFEAPAAWRERAERGMELDFSWDGPARHYIELYGRL
- a CDS encoding alpha/beta fold hydrolase, whose translation is MTASKPRTALLIHAYPLSSAMWRDQKEALEAAGLRVLTPDLPGFGGTEGTVESLPEAARGLLEQLPDEPLSLVGLSMGGYLALELLAQAPERFGRVVLADTSLRADSPEQAEKRRAQATRVLEEGRDFLLQAAREEHSESTYRKVLPMMEEASREGIAAALYALAAREEQRTTLRDLPLPLLVIVGREDTITTVEEAQEIADAGRGELVVLDGAAHLANLDQPEAFNAALLRFLT
- the yidD gene encoding membrane protein insertion efficiency factor YidD; translated protein: MPLLDGLALRAIRLYQRRLSRHKGFRCAHAALHGGASCSAAVARIVREDGLWAGRSRVAARFQACRAAHTALRGGSPLALGSWSGARVQGVCCCGPLPIPFRCG
- a CDS encoding AAA family ATPase — translated: MISERLQATLQRAVDLAREAGHEYVTQEHLLLALLDDLDAQEVLLAVGVNIPRLQGTLEDALAGFEGVEDAEPDFTLGVHRVVQGAVLQLHASGKAHEQADGGRVLAELLEEEDSPARAAVEAQGVTRLDVLSYLSHGAARVAGRSREKRGAGADGGALPEAGPDEADPLGAYASDLTAQARAGEFDPVIGREAELTRMVHVLARRTKNNPVLVGEPGVGKTALAEGLAQRVVDGQAPGFLKGASVYALNLGALLAGTRYRGDFEQRLGAVLAALEGQNAVLFIDELHTIVGAGATEGGSVDAANLLKPALARGGLRVLGATTPAELRHLEKDRALWRRFQTVEVPEPSEEDALAILRGLEGRYAEHHGVSFTPDALEAAVRLSVRHLRDRFLPDKAIDVLDEAGAARSSAGRGGVLGVPDIEATVARMARVPVGAVRAEEVTSLATLADDLRRRVYGQDAAVDAVAGAVKLARAGLRDPQKPQGMFLFAGPTGVGKTELARALADRLGIHLARFDMSEYQEAHTVARLIGAPPGYVGFDQGGLLTDAVAKNPHAVLLLDEIEKAHPDVYNIFLQLMDHGTLTDHAGKKVDGRGLILIFTTNAGAADASRPALGFSREGRSGEEAEAVKRTFSPEFRNRLDAVIHFRPLSRGVMGSVVDKFIRRLAAQLAERNVQLEVSGEARELLAELGYDPLLGARPLARVIEHQLGRPLAEAVLFGRLQGGGSVQVRREGRELTFD
- the clpS gene encoding ATP-dependent Clp protease adapter ClpS — translated: MTRRDGPESGGQISRKQTPGTQLPGTQTLERTATARPRMWRVLLLNDDYTPMDFVVFVLARYFRKPEQEAQQIMLAVHHKGQGVAGLYTRDIAETKVAQVTAHARREGYPLRAVAEPEADE
- a CDS encoding aminopeptidase → MISKTAEPSSLLTYDPDKHADLLAHYCLDAGPGERLLVAGGTSAAPLIAAVSRALLRVGARPAVRLSYPGQDEDFAALASDAVLDTLPAAELADQAGMDGSLRVLTPEPELPGDAARRARLVAARAELAALRARKKWSLTLYPTPHAAAQAGQTEAEFGDFVMRAMFLDQPDPVAAWGEVRGVQARLIERLTRAEVIRIEAPGTDLTLKVGGRRWANSDGKRNMPSGEVFTGPVENSAEGSVTFTVPASYQGQLVRGARLVFRAGEVVEASAEEGEGVLRAALATDPGARFLGEIGIGTNFGIQRPTGNILFDEKIGGTVHLALGRSYPETGGTNRSAVHWDLIADLRAASGGGRLSLDGEVWQEGGQFLE
- the purU gene encoding formyltetrahydrofolate deformylase, yielding MTAAVPAESTATPDSLNTAVLTISCPDRRGIVAAVSQFLHNHGANIIHSDQHSTDPSGGTFFMRMEFYLGGLDLAREAFERAFAQVVAGPFDMEWGLSYAAQPKRMAVLVSRYDHCFLDLLWRKRRGELNVEIPLILSNHEDLRRDAEMFGLPFHVIPVTRENKAEAEAEQVRLLHESGADFAVLARYMQILSGDFLSGFGRPVINIHHSFLPAFIGANPYRAAFKRGVKLIGATSHYVTEDLDAGPIIAQDVVPVTHRETPDTLVRLGRDVERQVLARAVKAHVEGRVLVHGNKTVVF